From the genome of Pseudomonas putida:
TGGCACGCTGCCAACGCTTGGCCTCGGTCAGCTGGCCTTCGGCGGCCCACATGCCGAACAGGGTGTCGCAGGTGGCAGGTTGCGACTTGCCGACGTTCCAGGCTTTTTCCGCGGTGGCGAAACCCTCGGCGCGCAGGCCGTGGCTCAACTCGTACTGGCCGTTCAGGCAGTCGAGCTCGGTGAAGTTGAGCTTGGGGTCGTAGTAACGGCGGAAGGTGTCCCACTCGCCGCGCTCGGCCAGCCAGCGTAGCCAGCGCAGTTTCATCCAGTTGGCCTGGGGCAGGTCGCCATGTTTGGCGAGGAAGCCTTCGATCTCTTCGTTGCTGGCGGTTTTCAGGCGAGCGGTCAGCTCGTCGTAGGCCAGGTACGGCGTCAGTGGGTAATCGCGCAGCGCCTGGGCGTAACGCAGGTAGGGGCCCTTGTCGCCCTTGGCCAAGGCACGTTTGGCCTCGTCGTAGAACTGGCGTTGCTGGGAAAGGTCGGTGGCCTGCGCCGCGCTCGCGGTGGTGGCGGTGAACAGCAGGCATGAAGCGATCTGTAACAGGCGGCTGCGCATGATACGTCCGGGCAGTTGAACCATGGGGTAGTGACGGCGGAGCCAGCACTGTTCGAAGCTGATTGGCTTAGCTTAGCCGTTTGCCGGCAGTGGGTGAAAGCACTGTGCTTGTATCAAGGCATTTACCGCGACCGGGCGTCGTAAAGCCTTGTTACCCAGGACGGGCTGATGCCGTGCAGGCCCAAGTCAGGTAGAATGCGCCCCCGCTTTCAGGAGACGAACATGACCCTGCTCAAATTCAGCGATGTGTCCCTCGCATTCGGCGCGATGCCGCTGCTGGACAAAGTATCCTGGCAGATCGCCCGTGGCGAGCGGGTGTGCATCATCGGTCGCAACGGCACCGGTAAATCGAGCATGCTGCGCCTGGTCAAGGGTGAGCAGAAGGGCGACGACGGAGAGATCTGGCGCGCCCCCGGCCTGAAGATCGGCGAGTTGCCGCAGGAGCTGCCTGTCGCCGACGAGCGCAGTGTGTTCGACGTGGTGGCCGAGGGCCTCGATGGCGTGGGTGCCTTGCTCGCCGAATACCACCACCTGAGCCAGAATATCCAGGGTGACGAAGACCTGGACAAACTCATGCATGTCCAGCACGAGCTCGAAGCCCGGGACGGCTGGCGCCTGCAGCAGGTGGTGGAAAGCACCCTCAGCCGCCTGCAACTGCCTGCCGACAAGACCCTCGCCGAATTGTCCGGCGGCTGGCGTCGCCGTGTGCTGCTGGCCCAGGCGCTGGTTTCCGAGCCAGACCTGCTGCTGCTCGACGAGCCTACCAACCACCTGGACATCGGCGCCATCGCTTGGCTCGAAGAGGCGCTGAGCAGCTTCAACGGTGCGGTGCTGTTCATCACCCACGACCGCTCGTTCCTGCAGAACCTGGCCACCCGCATCCTCGAACTCGACCGCGGCGGCCTGATCGACTGGAACGGTGACTACGCCAGCTTCCTGGTGCACAAGGAGGCCGCGCTGGCCGCCGAGGAAACCGCCAACGCCTTGTTCGACAAGCGTCTGGCCCAGGAAGAGGTGTGGATCCGTCAGGGCATCAAGGCCCGCCGTACCCGCAACGAAGGTCGCGTGCGTGCGCTCAAGGCATTGCGCGTCGAGCGCAGCGAACGCCGTGAGCGCCAGGGCAAGGCCAACATCCAGATCGAGGCGGCGGAAAAATCCGGCAAGCAGGTCATGGTGCTGGAGAATGTGAGCTTCGCCCACGCCAATGGTCCGATGCTGGTGAAGGATTTCTCCATGGTCCTGCAGCGCCAGGACCGCATCGGCCTGCTGGGTGCCAATGGTACCGGCAAGACCACCCTGCTCAAGCTGATGCTCGGCGACCTGGAGCCCACCTCAGGCAAGGTCGATCGTGGCACCAAGCTGGAAGTCGCCTACTTCGACCAGATGCGTCACCAGCTGGACCTGGAGAAGACCGTGATCGACAACCTGGCCGAAGGCCGGGACTTCATCGAGATCGATGGCCAGAACCGTCATGTGCTCAGCTACCTGGGCGACTTCCTGTTCAGCCCCCAGCGTGCCCGCACGCCGGTCAAGGCCCTGTCCGGTGGCGAACGCGCGCGCCTGCTGCTGGCCAAGCTGTTCAGCAAGCCGGCCAACCTGCTGGTGCTCGACGAACCGACCAACGACCTCGACGTCGAGACCCTCGAGCTGCTCGAGGAAGTGCTGTCCAACTACAAGGGCACGGTGCTGATGGTCAGCCACGACCGAGCCTTCCTCGATAACGTGGTCACCAGCACCCTGGTGTTCGAAGGGCAGGGCAAGGTGCGCGAGTACGTGGGTGGCTACGAGGACTGGATCCGCCAGGGCGGTTCGCCGAAGTTGCTGGGCGTGACCGAGAGCAAGGGCGGCAAGTCCGAGCTCAACAGCGCGGTGGTGGAAAAGCCTGTAGTCGAGGCAGCGCCCGAGCCCGTTGCCGCAGTGGCCGACGCTTCGAAAAAGAAACTGAGCTACAAGCTGCAGCGCGAACTGGAAATGCTGCCGGGGCAGATCGACGAACTGGAGCAGCGCATGGCGGTGGTTCAGGAGGAGGTCAACGCGGCGGGCTTCTATCAGCGTCCGATCGAGGAGACGTCGGCGGTGCTGGCGCAGCTGGAGAAGCTGCAGGGCGAGCTGGATGTGCTGGTCGAGCGCTGGGCTGAGCTGGAAGGCTGATGCGTGTTTGATCTGTAGCGGCCTCTTCGCGGGACAAGCCCGCTCCCACAGGTGTACCGCAATGCTTTGTGGGAGCGGGCTTGTCCCGCGAAGAGGCCGCTGCAGCCTACATCATTCCTTCTTCTGCAACCGCACCGCCAAGACATCGCACGGCGCGCCATGCAGCACGTCGTTGGCGGTGGAGCCCAGCAACAGTGCCAGGCCATGCCGGCCATGGCTGCCGACCACGATCAGGTCGCATTGCTGGTCCTTGGCCAGTTGGTGGATTTCCTGGCGTGGCTGCCCGTAGGTAAGGTGCGAGTCGCCACGGTTGATTTCAGGGTACTTGTTGAACAAGCGGTCCATGCGCTCCTTGGCCTGATCGAACTGCTGCTGTTGCAGCTGCGACAGGTCCATCGGCACGTCACCGCCGAAAGCCATGGCCATCGGTTCGACGATATGCACCAGCGAGACCTTGGCCCCCGTGGGTTCGGCCAGTTTCATGGCACGCTTGATCACCGGGTCGCATTCTTCGGTCAGGTCGACGGCGACCAATAGATGTTCGTAGGGCATGAGCAGTACTCCTGACAATCGCGATAGTAGAAGTATGGTCGC
Proteins encoded in this window:
- a CDS encoding ATP-binding cassette domain-containing protein, producing the protein MTLLKFSDVSLAFGAMPLLDKVSWQIARGERVCIIGRNGTGKSSMLRLVKGEQKGDDGEIWRAPGLKIGELPQELPVADERSVFDVVAEGLDGVGALLAEYHHLSQNIQGDEDLDKLMHVQHELEARDGWRLQQVVESTLSRLQLPADKTLAELSGGWRRRVLLAQALVSEPDLLLLDEPTNHLDIGAIAWLEEALSSFNGAVLFITHDRSFLQNLATRILELDRGGLIDWNGDYASFLVHKEAALAAEETANALFDKRLAQEEVWIRQGIKARRTRNEGRVRALKALRVERSERRERQGKANIQIEAAEKSGKQVMVLENVSFAHANGPMLVKDFSMVLQRQDRIGLLGANGTGKTTLLKLMLGDLEPTSGKVDRGTKLEVAYFDQMRHQLDLEKTVIDNLAEGRDFIEIDGQNRHVLSYLGDFLFSPQRARTPVKALSGGERARLLLAKLFSKPANLLVLDEPTNDLDVETLELLEEVLSNYKGTVLMVSHDRAFLDNVVTSTLVFEGQGKVREYVGGYEDWIRQGGSPKLLGVTESKGGKSELNSAVVEKPVVEAAPEPVAAVADASKKKLSYKLQRELEMLPGQIDELEQRMAVVQEEVNAAGFYQRPIEETSAVLAQLEKLQGELDVLVERWAELEG
- a CDS encoding universal stress protein, whose protein sequence is MPYEHLLVAVDLTEECDPVIKRAMKLAEPTGAKVSLVHIVEPMAMAFGGDVPMDLSQLQQQQFDQAKERMDRLFNKYPEINRGDSHLTYGQPRQEIHQLAKDQQCDLIVVGSHGRHGLALLLGSTANDVLHGAPCDVLAVRLQKKE